One Conger conger chromosome 7, fConCon1.1, whole genome shotgun sequence genomic window, CAAAAAATGTAGTCTtgtgtatataaaatatagtgTTATATTTTGACTCAAATTTCTATTTCTCTTACTTGTTtgataaataagacaaatattgccaatgaggtgagacagtatTAGTCATTCCAAGACTTGCCAAAGGGGTATGCAAATTAAAATTGTCAAGCAAAGactaacttaaaacaagcaaatatttataCTTGAGAAAAAATAAGACATCTAAGACTCGTGTCTTAAGTCTTTTAGAGGGAAATTTGTCACTGTCAGGAGACAGTCAGTCGCACACAGAAGCCAGGTGCACACACCCTTACACCCGAGCGGAAGGGTTGTACCTGTGACGGCTGCAAAGTGCGTGAGTCCACAGCGGATCTGAGTGACGGTCATCGTGGGGTTAAACTCTGACTTCCCAAACAGTGTAGATGGAATGATTTCAGGTGTCCTGGACTCAGATAGGTCTGGTCCTTTACCCAGAATGCCATATCCCCAGACAAACACCTCTCCATTGTCTGCAAAGACAAAGCACCGAAAtgaacattctcatcaatctAGCAACTGATATAATCTAGCAGCTCTGAATAGAACAGGGAAAACATTATGTGAAACATGCAGAGACACAACACCATGGCATCCGGGGGGCAATCTGGTACGGAAGAGGGATCTTTCAGTACATTGTAACAGACTTCTGTGACATCACCGCATTATAATCCATTCTATAGAACAGGAGTTCCAAGGCCACCTAAAGTAACCATGTTACAGGAGGGCTACAATTCAGTGTCTACTGAACATGCTCGGTCATGGAACTGTCCATTTTGCTGATAACCCACTCGGTGTCCTACAGAGTCCAAGACCCTTATTTAGGAATGCCTATCCTATAATACTGTAGAATTTGTTAGATTCTgtaagatttgccaatggggtatgAAAATTCCACTTGTCAAGCCAGCAGTAACTTTCATAGAAcatttaagacttttttttcagtGCAATATTTTACAGGGAAATTCTCTCACACCTATCCTATAATACTACAGACTTGAATCTTCGTGAATCTTCTCCCTTCATCAGGCTGATCAGCgaacagcccccccctcccccctcccccctcccccctcccccatattCACCCCCGCTGTGTACTGAGGAAGCGTACAGCCTTACTGTTCAAAATGGCCACCTGCGTCCCTCCACAGGCTGCCTGCTGCACCCGGCCCACGCCCTTCAGGGGGAGGAGCCGTGGAGAGCtgatctgtggagagaggagcacaGGGGAACACGAGCTCTGAGACCACCACAGAACCAGATCCACAGCGACCCGAACGAATCACTCCCTCTCAATCCAGGACAGGGAAATGTCCCCCGACAAGGCTAATTCTCCCATTCATAACGCGCCATTGTTTCGGGTACATTTGTAACCTACACAGCCCCAGCATCTATTATTGCAAAAAAATGGATTAAGCATTAGCCAGGAGAACTGATCTAGTCAGAAAGCTTGCAGGCCTtggttcatttaaaatgtacagttaTATCATTTCAGCAGAGCCAGCCCACCCCCGGATGTGACCTAACCTGTGTGGATTCAGTCACTGCAGACAGCTGCAAGTACTCAGAGTTCCCCCAGCCGAAAAGATGGCCCTCTTCCGACACTGCCAGGCTGCAGTCTCCGTACGAGGTCACCTGCCGCACCCTGACTCCAGCCAGGTCCCCCGCCACAGGCACTGGGCGTGCGGTTATGTCGTGGTGACCCAGCCCTGTGGTTTCAACACAAACCAACAGACTTAACCCACAAGTCAGTATTCTAGGACttaattaccagtagtgattgttacatcagcagtaGAATGTTCCGTTTAGAACATTGAGATCACATATTTGCCATCTCACACCTCAAGGGATTAAATGTGGCGTGCAGCCAATATATaagtgtacgtgtctgtgtgtttgaataTGAGACATCACGTAATCAACATTTTAACCGATCTGTGCCATTATGAGCCGCTTACACAAGAACCagcaatcacacaaacacactatcaAAATTATGCCACTGTAAATCACTTATAGACATCAGGCATTTAAATTTATTCTTGCTCGTGGGCTGTTTCCCTGGCTTCATTGCATAGACAGCCAGAGGTCCTCTTCCTTTCATGTGTGTAGATACTGCAGTTTAGCAGAGCAGTGTAGCAGGGATTTGATAGGTGTGTATTAGCAGGGGGGGCACTTACCTGTCTGCCCATCCGCCCCCCACCCACAGGCGTACACCTTGCCCGTCTCGGTCAGGAACAAACTGTGATCTTGCCCACACGCCACCTGCAGGCAAGAGGAAGCATCACTGCGTCACTCAAAAGCAGGGGTGAGGaattccagtcctggggggccagTTTGCAGggttttgtttccaccaattactctggctaaaCGAGCGAATTggatgtacacacaaacactggttCACTTGTGGCTCTCTCCAGATCtctgtaaaatgtgttgtaaAATGATGTTGTCTTCATGCGCTTAacaacatcattatcattatcattacacTTCTTCAGctggcaattttatccaaagcaactttcaGCTGATTCGACTAAgaaggggccaatcccccatggagcaatgtggggttaagagcttTGGCTCAAGGGCACAATAAATGTCGATTTTATCAAGAGACGTAGCTAAAATGTTAGATGACGTAAACGGtagggctaattaagtaattaaggccagaagttggcatgaaaaccagaaacggaTACGGCCCCTGTTGCCCACTTCTGCTCTACATGCGAGGTCCTCATCAACCAATCAGGGTGAGGAATGTGAGCGCTAATCTGAGCCCAGCGCTTGGGTAATTAAGCTAACTGCGCCCTCTTGCACAATAAGCTTCTCAGACAATCTAACACAAGGAATGGTAATACATTATCTCAATTCGCAGCTGTAATCTAAATGTAATAGGAATAAATACAGTTATGAGCGCTGAGCCTCGTTACATCATTACGGGCGCTAAGCATCATTAGCTTGAGACACAGGTCCCATCTTCATTACTTTAGAAATTTCTGGACGGTTCCTTCCTGCTCTGGCTCTCCTACGTTCCACATCATCAAGCACATTACTTTCGTCAATACACCACTGAATTGACGTATGGATTAGCCGCTGCTCGTGTTACCGTCGGAGGGTGTGGGAATAGAACAATCCGCTTTGGACACTGCCGGGTTGTGAGGAACACAGACTAGACCAGCGATGTTAGTCGCGAGGCTAACCTGAACGACGCGGCTGTCGAAGCCCTCCATCTTGTGAATGACATGGCTGCCACTGTTGGAGAGACAGGCCACCATCAATCAATTACACAGCCGGGTGACTTCATCTCCCAGGAAGGTCACTCCTGTGGGCTATTTCCATCAAAGGGTGGGTCCACACTCCGATTAAGCATCCCCATACCAACAGCACAGTGATCTCAGGGACAAAGTATGTGCTCATCACTGTTGAAATatccattcacattcacaacacaACTTCAAAGGACATCAAAAATTCTAACATTTCTTGGAAGGTACTTGCTGTGGTTATTCGTTCCCCATTGAACAGCACTAAAAAAAGCTATCTCTCTATTTTGGTTTTATATTGAGACATAAAATCTTAATTAGACATAGACTTTttgcaaaaatattgccaatgaggtaaggcggtttgactcatttcaaaattTGTAATAGAgaaagaaaatttcacttgtcaagcaaacgaTAAGTTAAAACGAGCTAATGTTTTCTTctcaagagagaaaaaaaaaaaaaaagatcttaagtatTATTTCAAGATTAAAATGCTTGTAAAAGACCGCTGCAAGGACCGCTCAATGCAACCTTGgttcattaaaatatacatttatattttttaaatataaaacgtTAACTGCATGTCTCAGCCCAGAATCGTATAGGTAAGACGTACCTGTATACTTCCTCCTCGACAATCTTCCTCCCACACTGTCCATAGGCATTGTTCCCCAGACTGAACACTGTGAACAAACAATGAATGTACCGTGTGTTCTCAGCGAGGAAAGTACAGTTTGCTGTCCTATCATGTCTCCTGTAACTAAACTGGTACAAATATAGGAATATCTCAAAAATACAAACATCTGTATATCAAGGTACGTATAACCAAGAAGAAACAGGACTTGAGtcactcacacatttacacacaaaatggcggacaaGCCTGAACTGAAGAAAGCAGTCAAATAATATGAATCAAAAAAAGATTTACTTAAAAAACAAGTATAAACCCACTTCAAATTGGTACACTGTTGATACGCAAGCATATAGTAAAATATAACAAAGTAAATGATTGGTTATATCTCATCGTATAGCAAGGAAATGTAATCAAAAACTTGGTAAACAAATGCTAAAACTATAGAGAGAATGTTTTACTGAAGATTGAGTAGAATTCTTTTAAACTTGGTAAACAAATGCTAAAACTATAGAGAGAATGTTTTACTGAAGATTGAGTAGAATTCTTTTAAACTGCTGAAACCACATATACCCGTGAAATCTTGTTTTTAGCAAATCTATAACATGTGGTTACATGGTCCATGACCTCTTCCCTCACCTGAGCAAAATGCCTGCTTTATGAGATGGTTCTGAATGAATTTCAAGGCCCGTGGCGGCGTTCGAAACCGTAAACTAGCATACTACCCGtgctacatttcaatgaaaatcagcctgaaatttagtacaGGTAGTGGCTAGCACGCGGGTTTCGAAACACCGCGCGCGAATACTTGCCTGTTCCTGCCGCAGCCTCGCCGCTCCGCGCACTTACCTCCCTCCGAGTCCGTGAGCACCAGGGAGTGGGCGCGGCCGCAGGACACCTGCAGCACCCGCGTCACCTGCGGCCGGGCCAGGGGCAGGGACACCGGGGACGGCTCCAGCACATACTCATAGCTCTTAtctgagggtggaggggggagagagggagcgagaaagagaggaggggcggaggggggaACAGGAAAGGGATATAGGGAAGGAAATGGAAGGCAAGTGAGGGAGAAAACAatgggggaagagggggggaaggagagagagaggactttTAAGAAGAAagactttattgaaccctggtGGGGTCATTCGTCCTCTGCAGTTGACCCATCATAGTTACTTAGTAGAAGTGGTCACTacagtgcagtgcccagggagtaatgtggggttaagggcccaacagctgtgcagatgctagtgtggctacaccagggtttgAGCCTTCCGGGTTCCAGTCCACCCTACAGGCCGCCTGTGCTTTTTTCCTCCTGACTGTGCTGAAGTTTagacagcccccctcccctcgcaTTGTGAAGTTGCTTTGATGCAATCCTCTCCTACCTTTTCAGGCTTAGCAGGTTTGGTTGGTTTAGAGTCAATTCAAGGTGTTTTTACCTCCCACCTCTGGTGTTACTGTTGCTCTTAACCCCAATTCATGCACTGGTCATAACATTGGgcttcatgcaagaacattttcgtaTTCTTATCACAAATTCCTCTGACTTTATTCACACGAAGGGCTCTTACGAGTGTGCCACGTCCGATTCAACAAACGTTtctaacttcagaaaactgtcctTACTGAAGATGTCCTCTATAATACGGTATATACGTTACGGTAGGTGGCTTCCGTCAGATAGAAGGCCAACGGGATTGAGGGAGGACGAGGGAGGTGTCACTTACGGCGGTCGTGCTGGGAGCGCTGGAAGCCCAGCTGGGAGTCCTTGTTGAGGCCCATCCCCCACACTTTGGTCAGGTCCTGCGTGCTGGAGGACAGCAGGGTGAACCCGTAGCCGCAGGCCGCCGAGGAGACCTGCACGGTGCGGAGGAGGGAGCGAAGTGCGCTTTACTCCTGTGCCATTAGGGACAGTTAGCGCAGCGGAGTGCTTTCCGCTGTGAACCAAACCGTTTGTGCTAATGAAAAGAGCGGGCTGACTCACCCACTCCCAGTGGGAGAACGGAGCAAGGAGCGGTGCCTTCCCTCAGTGCACCACTGTGTGCGGCAGGCCTGGTGaaacacgtaattgttttggaaacaaatacttttctgcgctcgaaTGATCTTTCCGGGAggagttgagccaaccaagagggccagatggcagggtttgcactttttgagggcatttcataggttccaatacaccagtaaagcatagaaaagtatttgagtccaaaacagtGACGTATTTTCCCCAGGTCTGCGTGGTGCGGTGCTTTACCTTCTGCTCTGTCTCCAGCCGGTAGGGCGTGAGCTGGTACTTCCTGGGTTGTTTCCTGCCGCTGTCAGGAACCACAAAGCTGGGAATCCCCAGGGCTCCAGTGAAGCTGAAgccccacacaaacaccttaTGTTTGGGCCTTCTGTGCTTCCCTGCGTACTGGAAGACTGGCTCTCCATGCGCCTTGGGATCTGTAGTCCTTGGGTCCTGGCTGGGGGTTGCGTATGTACGGGTCCCCAGGACGACACCAAACCTCCTGGACAATCGCACACAGGCAACGGACATCGCCTCCTTCAGCTGCCTATCGCCAGAGCAAGAACACCATTCAGGTCATATGGTTGTTATTATATTAGTAAGCTCTGGGGTAACAAGGTCACAAACAAAATAGAGAGAACATGTTTaggtcacatttatttatagtGGTGACTTTTGAAGTCAAGACGTCACTAACACAAGAAACAACCATTTCCAGGCTACATGACTGTTTATAATAATGTTGAGTTGGAGCAAGCAGCCACCCTCCTATATCTCAGAACCGAACTTAACGAGCAGCTAAGCGCACTTCTGTCTCTGAGAGATATGCAAACTGCATTTGTGCACATAGATACAGATAAGGATACAGATGAGCTTAGGTAAGTGATATGCTGCAACCTATATCACCCTAGACGTTTTATTGAAATTTACTCTGAACAACCCAAGAAACGAGCAAATCTCACTTTTACGTTTTTCCTTCTAAGATCTTTAATCTAATCTATTTGTGTTAATGACAGCAAGTACTGTTTTTGCCAATAGCTGTTCACATTTAATTCACCTGAACTAACGTTACTAAAcattctagctagctaatacaTTACTTCTGAACAGCAAACGTGTTATCAAGACAGCCAGCTAACTAGAAAATATGCAACCTTACCAAGACGTTCCGCTAATAAATAGATAACTTGAAAATAACGATGAGCGgttattttcataaatacaaTGCAATTTAGAAACGTTTCACACCCCATGCATTGCCTTGACATAGAGCTATGTCACTATCTAGAATGGTGACATACCTGAGCATAATACTACAAGTAATGCCGTGCGTTAACGAACAGTTAGGCAGTTATTGAGTTCTTCAGTTATTAACACTTTCTTTAAGATTAACTTTTCAAGCCAGCTAACTCGACCATTTTAAAACTCACCCAGCAACCTGTCTGCTCCTGCTAGTTGACCCCAGTTCGTTGTGAATCGGCTTTGGTTTTAAATTCCAATCATTGGTGATACCGTCAACTGTTATCTTTTACAACGAAACATAATATGAGTCtcaataatatattttacaagTTATTTCTCGTTTGCTATGTTCATACATTCAAGCATTGTGTCGCTGAGTGGAGGCAGCCATGACAGTAACCTCTCAACGCACTCTGACCTCTGATCTTATTTTCTGTTCGTTTCTGGAAGCTGCAATCACTGTTTAGTGAATAC contains:
- the rcc1l gene encoding RCC1-like G exchanging factor-like protein; translation: MSVACVRLSRRFGVVLGTRTYATPSQDPRTTDPKAHGEPVFQYAGKHRRPKHKVFVWGFSFTGALGIPSFVVPDSGRKQPRKYQLTPYRLETEQKVSSAACGYGFTLLSSSTQDLTKVWGMGLNKDSQLGFQRSQHDRHKSYEYVLEPSPVSLPLARPQVTRVLQVSCGRAHSLVLTDSEGVFSLGNNAYGQCGRKIVEEEVYSGSHVIHKMEGFDSRVVQVACGQDHSLFLTETGKVYACGWGADGQTGLGHHDITARPVPVAGDLAGVRVRQVTSYGDCSLAVSEEGHLFGWGNSEYLQLSAVTESTQISSPRLLPLKGVGRVQQAACGGTQVAILNNNGEVFVWGYGILGKGPDLSESRTPEIIPSTLFGKSEFNPTMTVTQIRCGLTHFAAVTDRGELFVWGKNLRGCLGIGKQQDQYFPWRVTVPGQVVDVACGVDHMVALVKSLM